A stretch of the Capsicum annuum cultivar UCD-10X-F1 chromosome 10, UCD10Xv1.1, whole genome shotgun sequence genome encodes the following:
- the LOC107844604 gene encoding uncharacterized protein LOC107844604 encodes MALVANQELKEEYECNKSICRQKDHSKMIEIFIDHMLDGEEEEEEEFFEIDLELVNNISTPHYNWENYFTATTRSNCTLLANCLLPIADVSSAIPTTTKACDAFISWTPGGDFRYLRF; translated from the coding sequence ATGGCTCTTGTTGCCAATCAAGAACTCAAAGAAGAATACGAGTGTAATAAAAGCATCTGTCGACAAAAGGATCACTCTAAGATGATCGAAATTTTTATCGATCATATGCTAGACggagaagaggaagaggaagaggaattTTTTGAGatagatttggagttggtgaatAATATTTCAACGCCCCATTATAATTGGGAAAATTATTTTACAGCAACAACAAGAAGTAATTGTACTCTTTTGGCTAATTGTTTGTTGCCTATTGCTGATGTTTCCAGTGCCATTCCTACTACTACAAAAGCTTGTGATGCCTTCATTTCATGGACACCAGGTGGTGACTTTCGGTATCTGAGATTTTAA